Proteins co-encoded in one Erinaceus europaeus chromosome 2, mEriEur2.1, whole genome shotgun sequence genomic window:
- the HCST gene encoding hematopoietic cell signal transducer → MVPSGNLLLLLLLPAAAAQSAPGSCSGCGSLSPLLLASLVAVDALVSLLIVLVVFVRTCPGVETTQEEGKIYINMPGGRG, encoded by the exons ATGGTCCCTTCAGGCAACCTCCTGCTCCTGCTTTTGCTCCCAG cTGCTGCAGCTCAATCGGCCCCAG GTTCCTGCTCTGGATGTGGGTCCCTCTCCCCATTACTCCTAGCAAGCCTTGTGGCAGTGGATGCCTTGGTGTCGCTGCTCATTGTGCTGGTGGTGTTTGTGAGGACATGTCCAGGAGTGGAGACCACCCAAG AAGAAGGCAAAATCTACATCAACATGCCTGGTGGCCGGGGCTGA
- the TYROBP gene encoding TYRO protein tyrosine kinase-binding protein — translation MGVPGPSTMLLLLPLLLILADFSPAQAQQECNCSVVSPGVLAGIVLGDLVLTLLIALAVYSLGRLVPQSRGPVEAMSRKQRMAETESPYQELQGQRSDVYSDLNSQRQYYR, via the exons ATGGGGGTCCCTGGACCCTCCACCATGCTCCTGCTCCTGCCTCTCCTTCTGATTTTGGCTG atTTCAGCCCTGCCCAGGCCCAGCAAG AATGCAACTGTTCAGTTGTGAGCCCAGGTGTGCTGGCGGGGATTGTGCTGGGGGACTTGGTGCTGACCCTCCTCATCGCCCTGGCGGTGTACTCCCTGGGCCGTCTGGTTCCCCAGAGCCGTGGGCCCGTGGAAG caatgTCTAGGAAGCAGCGCATGGCTGAGACCGAGTCACCCTATCAG GAGCTCCAAGGACAGAGGTCAGATGTCTACAGCGATCTCAACTCACAGAGGCAGTACTACAGATGA